From a region of the Thermodesulfobacteriota bacterium genome:
- a CDS encoding vitamin K epoxide reductase family protein — translation MRTKENDTSRIILLVLSALGFAVSLYLTYLYYSKTEAAFCAAGSGCDAVRDSSYSAILGVPVSLLGVIGYSLIFVLSLISMEKGRKWLLLYVISLGGFVFSAYLTYVEFFIIKAACFYCVVSALLITAVFVILLFKKPVLTPGFSTAKLVSLTLVILAAVLFGSYFIQSKELSAESASAFQVELAKHLGGIGAAMYGSYQCPHCTTQKLMFGKKAFEYINYVECHPRGEHANTALCYAKGIHNYPTWEINGQFYVGARSLQELARLSGFKWDGKTK, via the coding sequence ATGAGAACGAAAGAAAATGACACATCCAGGATAATTTTATTAGTTCTATCTGCCTTAGGTTTTGCGGTCTCCCTTTATCTGACTTATCTCTATTACAGCAAGACCGAAGCCGCATTTTGCGCCGCCGGGTCGGGCTGCGACGCGGTAAGGGACAGTTCTTACTCCGCCATTCTCGGCGTCCCGGTATCGCTTCTCGGGGTCATCGGATACTCGCTTATTTTTGTCCTATCCCTTATATCCATGGAAAAAGGTAGAAAATGGCTCCTTCTCTACGTCATTTCCTTAGGCGGGTTTGTTTTTTCTGCCTATCTCACCTATGTCGAGTTCTTCATCATCAAAGCAGCCTGTTTTTACTGCGTGGTCTCAGCCCTCCTGATCACCGCTGTCTTTGTCATTTTGCTCTTCAAAAAACCGGTCTTAACCCCCGGATTCTCGACAGCTAAGCTGGTCAGCTTGACCTTGGTAATACTGGCGGCGGTCCTATTCGGCTCCTATTTCATCCAGTCTAAAGAGCTTAGCGCCGAATCGGCCAGCGCCTTCCAGGTGGAGCTGGCAAAACACCTTGGAGGAATAGGGGCGGCCATGTATGGCTCTTACCAGTGCCCCCACTGTACCACTCAAAAACTAATGTTTGGTAAAAAGGCCTTTGAATACATCAACTACGTCGAGTGTCATCCCCGGGGAGAGCATGCAAACACGGCTCTTTGCTATGCCAAAGGAATCCACAATTACCCCACCTGGGAAATAAACGGACAGTTTTATGTGGGTGCAAGGTCGCTTCAGGAGCTAGCCAGACTCTCCGGGTTTAAATGGGACGGTAAAACAAAATAA